One genomic region from Proteus vulgaris encodes:
- a CDS encoding patatin-like phospholipase family protein gives MGKYIPVTLNNITALEFQSSLPQGKVALVCEGGGQRGIFTAGVLDEFMRSQFDPFDILLGVSAGAQNLSAFACGQRGYARKIINRYTTNNQFFNPIRFVRGGNLLDLDWYIDTTAKEMPLDMPTALRRFDAGREFYMVASRSDNFQANYFQPDEPTWLEIIKASSAIPAFYRNGVLFHDVVYHDGGISDAIPVREAYRRGCRTIVVVRTVPSEYQYTTEWVERMGKWFENSRLQRFMEMAQVHIETYTETIKFIQSPPEDVVVIEIYPPTTLQSSALGSRLSALNHDYHVGRRCGRYFLATIGQHFSKKKFKQHDKKVFSLFEQEAKADKAENASIIQQGTRSVHPDVRQIQNE, from the coding sequence ATGGGGAAGTATATACCTGTCACATTAAATAATATTACGGCACTTGAATTTCAATCCTCACTACCACAAGGCAAAGTGGCTTTAGTTTGTGAAGGCGGAGGTCAACGCGGGATCTTTACTGCGGGTGTCCTTGATGAATTTATGCGATCACAATTTGATCCCTTTGATATTCTACTTGGAGTGTCTGCGGGAGCACAAAATTTATCTGCTTTTGCCTGTGGTCAGCGTGGATATGCACGTAAAATTATTAATCGTTATACAACCAATAATCAATTCTTCAATCCTATTCGTTTTGTCCGTGGTGGCAATTTACTCGATCTTGATTGGTATATAGATACAACAGCCAAAGAAATGCCTCTTGATATGCCAACAGCACTACGCCGTTTTGATGCTGGGCGTGAGTTTTATATGGTGGCAAGTCGTTCTGATAATTTTCAGGCAAATTATTTTCAACCAGATGAACCGACTTGGCTTGAGATAATCAAAGCGTCCAGTGCTATTCCTGCTTTTTATCGTAATGGTGTCTTATTTCATGATGTTGTTTATCATGATGGTGGGATCAGCGATGCTATTCCTGTGAGAGAAGCTTATCGACGAGGTTGTCGTACTATTGTCGTTGTTCGTACTGTTCCTTCTGAATACCAATACACAACAGAGTGGGTTGAGCGTATGGGAAAATGGTTTGAAAATAGCCGTTTACAGCGCTTTATGGAGATGGCTCAAGTACATATCGAAACCTATACCGAAACAATTAAATTTATCCAATCCCCCCCAGAAGATGTTGTGGTTATTGAAATTTATCCACCAACGACATTGCAATCTAGTGCATTAGGAAGTCGTTTAAGTGCATTAAATCATGATTATCATGTGGGTAGACGTTGTGGCCGCTATTTTTTGGCGACAATTGGTCAGCACTTTTCTAAGAAAAAATTCAAACAGCACGATAAAAAAGTCTTTAGCTTATTTGAACAAGAAGCAAAGGCGGATAAAGCAGAGAATGCTTCTATTATTCAACAAGGAACTCGAAGCGTACATCCTGATGTGAGGCAAATTCAGAATGAATAA